Below is a genomic region from Leptospira bourretii.
CAGAAAATCGTTGCCCTAAGACAAAGCCCAATCAGGAATTTTTGATTTTCCTTTTGAGCGTCTCGAATCCGTTAGTTGACAAATAAAAAATCGAAAAACGACCGCGTCATCCGCTCCAATCTTTCGCACCTGCGAAAGGATTTCCGCTACTACCGCTGGCGCAGGGATTTTATTTTGAATTTTCGATGAGTGGTAATGAATCAAGTTGATGAGTGAATTTTGGTTCACTCTTGGCCTAGCGCCAGGGACCAGAAGGGCTTGGTCCGAGGAGGCAAGTCCTCCGAGGACGGGAGCGAACGCGCACCCCGCATGAGGCCCGCCCGGGCGCCCAAAGTACCAACTATGAACTTTTCCAAAAGAAAATTGGGGATTTTAGGAAATGGAATGCGAAAAACGGCAGGGCGTGATAGAGGAGAACCATTGGGTGGCGGGTCTAGTTCCCCACCCTCAGATCGGGCGGGGAAAGTGTACCCACGCGCCCACCCCCCTTCGACCCTCTTTTGTAACAAATCTGACAAAAAAAAACGATTTTCCTGTCACCTTGGCTTTCTAGAACGGTAAGTAAAAATTAGATTCGGAAATTCCTTCATGAGAGAAATCAAAACTGTCACGATTTTAGGTGCCAACGGAGCCATGGGTTCTGGAAGTGCGGGCGTCATTGCTGCCTTCGGTGGTGCTAAAGTCCATATGCTCGCTAGAGATGTAGAAAAAGCAAAACAGGGTATCGAAGCCGCTGTCGCATCCGTCAAAACGGATACAATCCGCGCAAGAATGATCCCTGGTTCCTACGATGCGGATCTGGAAAAAGCTGTCGCAGAGTCAGATTGGGTATTCGAACTCGTGGCGGAAAGTTACGAAGTCAAAGAACCGATCAATACTCGTATTGCTAAGGCTCGCCGTCCGGGAACCATCGTTTCCACTGTGTCCTCTGGACTTTCCATCGGTCGTTTGGCAAAAGCTTACGATGAAGATGGTCAAAAACACTACTACGGAACACATTTTTTTAACCCTCCTTATAAAATGATCCTTTGTGAACTCGTAACCCATTCAGGAAACGATAAAAAAGTCACACAAGCGTTAGGTGAATATCTAGACAAAGTTCTAGGTCGTGCCGTTGTTTATACAAATGACACTCCTGCTTTCGCTGGAAACCGCATCGGATTTCAGTTGATGAACGAAGTAGCTCACTTTGCAGAAAAGTATGCTGACAAAGGTGGAATCGCCCTTATGGACGAAATCATGTCTGGTTACACTGGACGTGCGATGGGCCCACTGGCAACTGCTGACTTCGTTGGACTTGATGTTCATAAAGCTATCGTAGACAACATCTACGACAATACAAAAGACGAAGCTCACGAAACATTCAAACTTCCTGGTTACTTCCAAAAGTTAATCGATGCTGGTAAACTCGGTATGAAATCTGGTGGTGGTCTCACTAAAGTTGTGAAACACGCTGACGGAAAACGTGAGAAGTTTGTTTACAATATCAAAACTGGTGAGTACGATCCGTACCCAAAATTTGATATTCCTTTTATCAAAGAAGCTCGCCAAAAAATCAAAGACTCCGATTACAAAGGTGCTATGGACATCGTGAAAAATGCATCTGGTTTCGAAGCAGAAATCGCACGTTACTTCATTTCACGTTACATCAGTTATTCGCTTTCTCTCGTAGGAGAAGTAGTGGACACAAAAGAAAACACTGATGGAGCAATGGGTTTTGGTTTTAACTGGGTTCCTGCGTCTGCATTTGTTGATTTCCTTGGTGGACCAAAAGAAACAATTAAGATGATGGAGCAGTCTAAAATACCAGTTCCAAAACTTTTAAAAGATGCAAAAGAAGGCAAAAAGTTCTACGAGCTTGGCGACAAACTAGACGCAAGGTCTCTTTTCAAAGGTTAATTAGGAGTATCATATGAGTGAAAAAGTATTTGTACTAGGCGGGGAACAAACCGACTTCCAAAGAAATTGGACAAAAGAAGGAAAAACCTTCATGTCCATGATGCGTGAAGTATTAGATGATGCTCTTGAAAAAGTTGGCATTAGTTATGATGAAATCAAACGATTGAACAAAGAAAACCGTGTGGCTGTTTTTGTTGGAAACTTTGATGCAGAACAATATGCCAACCAAGGTCACTTGGGTGCTTTCCTTACAGAAGTAAACCCTGCTCTTTACGGCGTTCCTGGTGCTCGTTACGAAGCAGCTTGTGCTTCTGGATCCGTTGCACTTGATGCAGCGATCACACATATCCGTGCAGAAGATTATGATCTAGCGATTGTTCTTGGTGTGGAAGTGATGAAAACTGTTTCTTCTTCTGTGGGTGGTGACTTCCTTGGAACAGCTGCTTACTACGATAAAGAAGCGAAGGGAGTTCAATTTCCTTTCCCTAAACTTTTCGGAAAACTAGCAGACGTAATCCTCGAACGTTACGAACTTAAAGAAGAACGTTTTATGGATGCTCTTGCTGAAATTTCTCGTATCAATTACGCAAACGCAAAACGTAACCCTAAAGCACAAACTCGTACATGGTTCATGAACAAAGAACATGCGATGGCTCGCGGTGGAGACAACAACATGGCCGTGGGTGGAAGACTTTGTATCACTGACTGTTCTCAAGTAACAGATGGTGCTGCTGTCACAATCCTTGCTTCCAAAGATTACACGAAAGAATACGCTAAAAAAACTGGCCGCAAAGTAGATGACATCCCTCGCGTAAAAGGATGGGGTCACCGCGTAGCACCAATTACATTTGAAGCAAAAAAACAAGAATCCGTTGGGGACAAATACATCCTTCCATGGACTCGCCAAACTGTAAAAGATGCTTACAAACGTGCTGACCTTGATGTGAAACACATTGATGTGTTTGAAACACATGACTGTTTCACTTCTTCTGAATACGCTGCGATTTCCGCCTTCGGAATTTCAGAACCAGGAAAAGAACACATCGCAATCGAAGAAGGAACCATTGACTTTGGTGGTAAAAAACCAATCAATCCATCTGGTGGTCTTATTGGTGTGGGTCACCCTGTGGGTGCATCTGGCGTTCGTATGATGCTCGATCTTTACAAACAAGTCACAAACACGGCAGGTGATTACCAAGTAAAAGGTGCTAAAAATGGCCTTATGCTCAACATCGGTGGATCTGCGACTACGAACTTCGTGTTCATCTTAGGGAAGTAAGAGCCTTGAGTTCGCTGAATACAGAAAAATGGAACCGGATCCTCGTCCGGTTCCTCCTCGCCTTTTCGTTCTGGGAAGCGGTATCCATTCCCGTTCGGATGGTATTTTTTTCGAAGTTTTACTTTGATCCAACACTGAAGTCGATGTTTGTTCCTATAACAGATGTTTTTTGGATTGGACCTGTGTTCAGCGATTTGTCATTCACACTTTCCTTTGGATTCCTTTATGCACTCATGAAAGAATCTTTACCACAAGGACTTGTGGGTGGATTTTTAGTGGGAATCTTAGTATCCATCATTGGATTTGTTTCCCCAATGCTTTGGACCTTGTCCCTAACAAACTTTGCCCCAACCGTTCTTGTTTGGGTATGGGTTGCTTACTACGCAATATTTACGATATCCACTGCTGTCATTTATTCGGTAGGTTGGAATTCAGAAGATTAAACATTTACAACGATCAGAAAGGAAAGGTTTCGACTAACTCCTATTCTGGTTTGATTCAAACTGTAATTTCAATCGTTGAACCCAAAGTTTCCTTTGGGTTTTTTATTTTCTTCGAATTTCACCAGCCAAATCGGTTCCCGGTGCAACAGTATTAAAGACGGTTCCATACTTTTTGATATTTTCATGTAACAGGCGCAGACGGTCATCAGATTCTTCCGTGTCGACAATGATTTGATAACGAATGGATTCCATTTTGGGTGGAACATCTTGCCGGATTCCATCCACGATGACTTGTATCCCTTTGAGTTGAAAATGAAGGATGGGAGCCACTCTTTCCACTCCTTTGATGATACAGGCCGAAAGAGCCGAAAGTAACAGCTCAGCAGGATTGAAGGCATTTGGATTCCCAGCCATATCCGTATCTAATACGATTTCTGCCGATTTACACCGAGATAAACTCGTATGGGAATCCACACGCGAAGTTTCCACATGGAAGTTCATTTTTGGTTTTGCATTTGGGTCTGGATTTGTCATTGCTTTACCTGATCATGTGTATAATAAAAGTCCTTAAAAATGAAATCGGAAAGCAACTGAATCCAATCGATCTGCCACCAAACCTAAGTGAGTGATGGATTCTTCAATAGCTCCTATGGTTTGTTTCTGTTCGTTCGCAGCAGCCGATAACTCTTCCACAATGGCCGAAGTATTGATGAGTTGTGTTTGAATCTTTTCCATATTTCCTAAAACATTTCCTGACATGGATTCTGTTCCTTCGGTAGATCCGTTGATCTTTTCGGCACTGGACTTAGTATCTTCTGCATTCTTTAAAATTTTGTCCATCTCCATTTGAACGGTTTCAAATTCCAAAGATCCTATTTCAACCTCGGTTAGTCCTTCCTTGATATCAGTGACCGTTTGTAAAATTTTTGATGTTAATTCATTGATGAAAGCAGATATTTCTTTGGCAGATTGATTGGATTGTACTGCCAACTTTCCCACTTCTCCTGCAACCACTGCAAATCCTTTTCCAGCATCCCCTGCCCTTGCCGATTCAATGGAAGCATTTAACGAAAGCAAGTTTGTTTTTTCGGAAATTGCAGTGATAGTCTCTGTGATCTTTCGAATGGCCTTTGTTTTTTCACCTAACTCTTTAATCACCTCAGAAGTTTTTAAAATCTGTTTCTTTGCTTTCTGAAATTGGGCCATTGCTTTATCAGAACAATTTTTTCCCACTAAGGAAAAATGATATGATTCTTTGGATTCGAATTGTACCACATTCGACTCAGTTCGTATATTTCCTATTAGATGATTTAGTGTATCCATTTCTTGGAAAATACTATCAGAACTTTCACGAGTCACAATACTAGAATCTGCCAAGGAATACATTGCCTTCGATAATTCTTGAAATGCGATATGAATATGTTCTACAGCATAAGTGAGTGAGCCTATTTGAGTTTTTACAATTTCAGCGTTCCCTATCAACTGAGAAATCATTCCTCGAAATTCAAATTGTGTTTTTTTGATCAATGGGAAAATTTCGGAATAATCACCACGAGTCTCAAAAGCCACATCAAATTTCAACTTACCATTGTATAAATTCTCCAGATATTCCTTCACCTTTAGAAAGGAATTTTTATTTTTACGAATCGATAGATACCCAAACGTTGCTGTCATCACAAACAAAACAAATCCAAAAATTGAGATGAGGGGGTTTGAAAGAAAAACCAAACTAGAGTTTGTTTTAAGATAAAATAATACCAACAACAAACCACTAACAATCGTTTGCATTAGAAAAATAGAAGGACAAGAGAACCTAAAAATCGATGGCGAATTCACCTCAAGTTTGCCTTGTCCAGAATTCATTTTGGAATATAGGATTTCTGCATTCTGAATTTGTTTTGTGGATGCTTTGGTGCGAACCGACATATAACCTACATGTTTTCCATCTTCGTAGATTGGTGACACATTTGCATCCACCCAGTAAAAATCCCCGTTTTTACAGCGATTCTTCACGATACCCACCCAAGAGTGTTGCCCTTTGATTGTATCCCAGAGATCTTGGAATGCTCCTTTAGGCATATCAGGATGACGGATCAGGTTGTGCGGCTGCCCAATCAACTCCTTTTCTGTATATCCACTAATGCGTAAAAAATCCTCATTCACATAAGTGATGATTCCTTTTAAATCTGTTTTGGAAGTGATCTTGGTTCCTTCATGGAATTCCACTTCCTTGTTTGTGACGGGAAAATTCTGACGCATGAATTCTTTGTATTTTGGTGCCGGCGATCGACCAAGTACAATTTACGAAAGCAAAAAAATTGAAAGCATCTCTATGGATCTAAAATACTTTTAAAAAATACAACGAGAGAACTTTGTTCTTTTTTCGAAAACTTACAAAATTTTAGGATCTGTCAAAACAATACAGACTAACAATCGATATGCGTTTATTTAAAAGATGTAAATTGTTTTGAATCAAAGGATACCCGTGTTCCGCAAAATCTTTAGATGGATATGGTATTTTTCAAAATTGAAAAGTTTAGCGGAAAATCTATCCCTTCGACTTGACTTTTACAGATTGATCGCTCACTATATGCAGAAACTGGAAGGTAAGATCAGGTGGTAACGTGAAACGAGAAACACTTTTCTGGGATCTTACTCTAAAACTAGAAGCATTCACACACACCGTCCCTGTTCCCTTTGCCGTATACTATGCAATCATCACACAAAAAATGGAACCAGAACATTGGAAAATTTTCATTGCCCTTTGCCTGGTGTTTGCAACCGGGATTGGCCTACTCGGTACGTTTGTTCGCCACCTCCTTCTCAAATATCTATATGCAAAAATTGAAAGAGTTTCTATTCCAACATCTGGACTTTCCTCTCTTTCAAAAGAAGAAATGGAATATGCTAGATCCGTAAAAATACTTCTTTTCCGTTATCCTTTGCTCGAAGCCATTATCATCGTAATACGTTGGTTATCTGGTGTAATCCCTATTAGTTTTTTATTTTTTTATTTGGTGGCCTACATGCCATCTGTCCTTCGCTCTGCCATTTTTACTTTTGTAATGATTGCTCCCATTTCTTTTGTTACTTATTATTTCATCTCAGAAAGTTGTATTCGCCCTCTCTTCGACCTTCCTCAGATCAAAAACATAGAACTTCAAGAAAAGGATATTCCAAAGTTTAATTATTTCACAAGGATCCTTGTTGCATTTTTTAGTTTGGCAGCGCTCCCCTTTGTTATATTTTCCTATATCCTATATTCACTTGCAATGGGTGAAATTGCTGTTCAGGATCCCATGATTCCAATTGTTACTGTTTCTTTTATTTTTATCATCCCTCTTATCGTTTGTTCTTATGTAGTTGCTAAATCTGTAAACGAAGGACTAAATGAAACTAGCAGATCTTTAGGAGAACTGTCTAAAGGAAATTTTGATGTTGTTGTGACTCCAAAATCCAGTGATGATTTCGCCAAACAAGCATTTTATCTAAACTCCGTGATTACCAAACTCAAAGGTATGTATGAGGAAATTAGAAACTTAAATGAAGGATTGGAAGAAAAGGTCACTCAGAGAACCAACGAACTCAACCAATCATTAAAAGATATTAGCAATTTAAAAATCCAACAAGATGGCGATTATTTTCTCACCTATCAACTATTAAACCCTCTTGCCATAAAAGATGTAGATAGTTCACAACTAGAGGTGGATCATCTGGTCCGACAGAAAAAAGTTTTCGAATATAAAAACCAAAGATACGATATTGGAGGAGATATCAATATCTCCCATTCTATCGTTTTGCAAAATAGAAGATTCTTATTATTTGCCAATGCAGATGCCATGGGAAAATCGATGCAAGGTGCCGGAGGGGCTTTGGTATTTGGTGCGGTCTTTCAGTCCATTGTCCAAAGGACAAAAACAGATCCTGGATACCAAGCCTTAGGCCCAGAGGATTGGTTGAAATACAACCTCCAAGAAATGCATATGATCTTTGAAGCCTTTGATGGAACTATGCTCGTTTCCCTCACCATGGGACTTCTAGAAGAAGACACAGGAAGATTATTTTTTTTAAATGCAGAACATCCTTCCCTTGTTTTATACCGAAAAGGTAAAGCAGAGTATATTTCTGCGGATGTTTCATATCGAAAATTAGGTACCTTAGGTGCGATGCCCATCCAACATATCAAAGAATTCCAACTCCAAGCAGAAGATATTCTAATCATTGGGTCCGATGGAAAAGATGATCTTTTACGTTTAGATGAAGATGGAAAATGGGAAGTGAATTCTGACGAACAGACTTTTTTAAAACTAGTTGAATCAACAGAAGCCAACTTACTTGCCATCACCAAACAAATTGAATCCATAGGCCAAGTCATTGATGATATTTCTTTAATAAGAATCTGTTATTTGCCTAAAAAACTTTCCTAGATAAAAACTGAATTCATCTAAAGTTTTGAATTTTCTTCCCCAGATTTACAGTTCCCACCGTCAAATACTTGAGTCCAGGAATGAACCAAACAAAACTAAAACTCCCCATAAAAATGGGATATGGATTGGCAGAAACTGGCATAACAGCCGTTCAACTATTCACACAAATTTATCTACTAAAATTTTACACAGAAATTGTAGGCCTAAATTCTAGTTTGGCTGGGATTGCTCTTTCCATTTCTGTGATCTGGGATGCTATCAGTGACCCACTGATGGGCCGAATTTCTGATCATACCCATTCCAAATGGGGACGGCGAAGGCCTTATATCCTTTTTGGTGGAGTTTTACTTTCTCTTGCAGTCCTGCTCCTCTTTTCTCCTCCTCACCTAACAACACAAATAGGAAAATTTTCTTACCTTTTGTCGGTTTATCTATTTGTAAACACTGCCATGACCATTATCTCTGTTCCTCATATTGCCTTAGGAGGAGAATTAAGTTTTGAAAGGAATGAAAGGACATCTGTTTTTGGATGGAGATTGTTCTTTAGTAACATAGGAATGCTCGTTGGTATGATTGTTCCTGCTGCCATTTTACAATCTTTAGGTGACGAA
It encodes:
- a CDS encoding 3-hydroxyacyl-CoA dehydrogenase NAD-binding domain-containing protein; translation: MREIKTVTILGANGAMGSGSAGVIAAFGGAKVHMLARDVEKAKQGIEAAVASVKTDTIRARMIPGSYDADLEKAVAESDWVFELVAESYEVKEPINTRIAKARRPGTIVSTVSSGLSIGRLAKAYDEDGQKHYYGTHFFNPPYKMILCELVTHSGNDKKVTQALGEYLDKVLGRAVVYTNDTPAFAGNRIGFQLMNEVAHFAEKYADKGGIALMDEIMSGYTGRAMGPLATADFVGLDVHKAIVDNIYDNTKDEAHETFKLPGYFQKLIDAGKLGMKSGGGLTKVVKHADGKREKFVYNIKTGEYDPYPKFDIPFIKEARQKIKDSDYKGAMDIVKNASGFEAEIARYFISRYISYSLSLVGEVVDTKENTDGAMGFGFNWVPASAFVDFLGGPKETIKMMEQSKIPVPKLLKDAKEGKKFYELGDKLDARSLFKG
- a CDS encoding acetyl-CoA acetyltransferase, with product MSEKVFVLGGEQTDFQRNWTKEGKTFMSMMREVLDDALEKVGISYDEIKRLNKENRVAVFVGNFDAEQYANQGHLGAFLTEVNPALYGVPGARYEAACASGSVALDAAITHIRAEDYDLAIVLGVEVMKTVSSSVGGDFLGTAAYYDKEAKGVQFPFPKLFGKLADVILERYELKEERFMDALAEISRINYANAKRNPKAQTRTWFMNKEHAMARGGDNNMAVGGRLCITDCSQVTDGAAVTILASKDYTKEYAKKTGRKVDDIPRVKGWGHRVAPITFEAKKQESVGDKYILPWTRQTVKDAYKRADLDVKHIDVFETHDCFTSSEYAAISAFGISEPGKEHIAIEEGTIDFGGKKPINPSGGLIGVGHPVGASGVRMMLDLYKQVTNTAGDYQVKGAKNGLMLNIGGSATTNFVFILGK
- a CDS encoding OsmC family protein — translated: MTNPDPNAKPKMNFHVETSRVDSHTSLSRCKSAEIVLDTDMAGNPNAFNPAELLLSALSACIIKGVERVAPILHFQLKGIQVIVDGIRQDVPPKMESIRYQIIVDTEESDDRLRLLHENIKKYGTVFNTVAPGTDLAGEIRRK
- a CDS encoding methyl-accepting chemotaxis protein — protein: MRQNFPVTNKEVEFHEGTKITSKTDLKGIITYVNEDFLRISGYTEKELIGQPHNLIRHPDMPKGAFQDLWDTIKGQHSWVGIVKNRCKNGDFYWVDANVSPIYEDGKHVGYMSVRTKASTKQIQNAEILYSKMNSGQGKLEVNSPSIFRFSCPSIFLMQTIVSGLLLVLFYLKTNSSLVFLSNPLISIFGFVLFVMTATFGYLSIRKNKNSFLKVKEYLENLYNGKLKFDVAFETRGDYSEIFPLIKKTQFEFRGMISQLIGNAEIVKTQIGSLTYAVEHIHIAFQELSKAMYSLADSSIVTRESSDSIFQEMDTLNHLIGNIRTESNVVQFESKESYHFSLVGKNCSDKAMAQFQKAKKQILKTSEVIKELGEKTKAIRKITETITAISEKTNLLSLNASIESARAGDAGKGFAVVAGEVGKLAVQSNQSAKEISAFINELTSKILQTVTDIKEGLTEVEIGSLEFETVQMEMDKILKNAEDTKSSAEKINGSTEGTESMSGNVLGNMEKIQTQLINTSAIVEELSAAANEQKQTIGAIEESITHLGLVADRLDSVAFRFHF
- a CDS encoding SpoIIE family protein phosphatase, with the translated sequence MKRETLFWDLTLKLEAFTHTVPVPFAVYYAIITQKMEPEHWKIFIALCLVFATGIGLLGTFVRHLLLKYLYAKIERVSIPTSGLSSLSKEEMEYARSVKILLFRYPLLEAIIIVIRWLSGVIPISFLFFYLVAYMPSVLRSAIFTFVMIAPISFVTYYFISESCIRPLFDLPQIKNIELQEKDIPKFNYFTRILVAFFSLAALPFVIFSYILYSLAMGEIAVQDPMIPIVTVSFIFIIPLIVCSYVVAKSVNEGLNETSRSLGELSKGNFDVVVTPKSSDDFAKQAFYLNSVITKLKGMYEEIRNLNEGLEEKVTQRTNELNQSLKDISNLKIQQDGDYFLTYQLLNPLAIKDVDSSQLEVDHLVRQKKVFEYKNQRYDIGGDINISHSIVLQNRRFLLFANADAMGKSMQGAGGALVFGAVFQSIVQRTKTDPGYQALGPEDWLKYNLQEMHMIFEAFDGTMLVSLTMGLLEEDTGRLFFLNAEHPSLVLYRKGKAEYISADVSYRKLGTLGAMPIQHIKEFQLQAEDILIIGSDGKDDLLRLDEDGKWEVNSDEQTFLKLVESTEANLLAITKQIESIGQVIDDISLIRICYLPKKLS